One Urocitellus parryii isolate mUroPar1 chromosome 9, mUroPar1.hap1, whole genome shotgun sequence DNA segment encodes these proteins:
- the Shisa4 gene encoding protein shisa-4: MPPAGLRRAAPLAAIALLVLGGPLALASEDCLWYLDRNGSWHPGFNCEFFTFCCGTCYQRYCCRDLTLLITERQQKHCLAFSPKTIAGIASAVILFVAVVATTICCFLCSCCYLYRRRQQLQSPFEGQEIPMTGIPVQPVYPYPSDPKAGPAAPQPGFMYPPSGPAPQYPLYPAGPPIYNPAAPPPYMPPQPSYPGA; encoded by the exons ATGCCGCCCGCGGGGCTCCGCCGGGCCGCACCGCTGGCCGCGATCGCCCTCCTGGTGCTGGGGGGTCCCCTGG CGCTGGCCAGCGAGGACTGCCTGTGGTACCTGGACCGGAATGGCTCCTGGCATCCGGGCTTTAACTGCGAGTTCTTCACCTTCTGCTGCGGGACTTGCTACCAGCGATACTGCTGCAGGGACCTGACCTTGCTTATCACCGAGAGACAACAGAAGCACTGCCTGGCCTTCAG TCCCAAGACCATAGCAGGCATCGCCTCTGCTGTGATCCTATTTGTTGCTGTGGTTGCTACCACCATCTGCTGCTTCCTCTGTTCCTGTTGCTACCTGTACCGACGGCGCCAGCAACTCCAGAGTCCATTTGAAG GGCAGGAGATCCCAATGACAGGCATCCCAGTGCAGCCAGTATATCCATATCCTTCGGACCCCAAAGCTGGCCCTGCAGCCCCACAGCCTGGCTTCATGTACCCGCCTAGTGGTCCTGCTCCTCAGTATCCACTCTACCCAGCTGGGCCCCCTATCTACAATCCTGCTG CCCCTCCCCCCTATATgccaccccagccctcttatcCAGGAGCCTGA